CACCTGCTTTTTCTCTGTGAGGCTTTGGGTGATCGCTGTTTTTAATGCCTGCGTGAAATTGCCGTCCATGGTTTTTTCGGCCATTTCCTGTTTGATGTCCACCACTTCGATGGCAGGCATCTGTATGCCGCCGAAACGTTCGTTCAGCTCTACCAGCCCATACTTGCCCTGCTGCGCGTTGTAATAGGATTCCAGCGCCGGTGTAGCAGAACCCAGCAGCACTTTGGCTTTGAAGAGGCTGGCATAATAGATGGCCGCATCACGCGCATGATAGCGTGGCGCGGGGTCCTGTTGTTTATAGGAAGCGTCGTGTTCTTCATCGAGGATGATCAGTCCCAGGTCGCGGAAAGGCAGCAGCAGGCTGGAACGCGCGCCCAGCACAATCTGCACTTCGCCGTTTTTGACTTTGTTCCATATCTCCACCCTTTCGTTGTTGCTGAAGCGGGAGTGATAGATGGCAATGCTGCTGCCGAAGTGTTTCTGCAGCCGTGTGATGATCTGCGCGGTAAGCGCTATTTCGGGCAACAGATACAGCACCTGCCGGCCAGAGGCCAGGCATTCTTCCATCATCTTCACATATATCTGTGTTTTGCCGCTGGAGGTAACACCATGCAACAAGGTTACCTGCTTCTCTTCGAAATGACGGCGGATAGCCTGCAAGGCCACCTCCTGTGAAGGGCTCAGGCTGAAGTCGATCTGTGCGTCCACCTTGCCGGTACGGATTCTGTCGACTGTCCTTTTTTCTATCCAGAGAATATTTTTGTCGACCAGCCCTTTCAGCTGGGCCGTGGTGGCGCCTGATTTCTTCAGCAGATCATTTTGTTTTACGCTGCCTTCCGTTTTCTGCAGGTGCAGGTAAGCCAGTAGCAGCTCCATTTGTTTGGGTGCGCGGCCCATATCATTGAAGAGCGCTGCCAGCTGTTCTTCGTCGTGATAGTCGGCATGCAGCTGTACGAAATTTTCCTTTTTTTCCCGGTAAACTTCTTTCAGCTCTTCATAAATGAGACATACTTTTTTCTCGATCAGTTTTTTGATGACGGAATACACTTCCGATTTATCGAGGATCAATTGCACTTCTTCAATGCGCAGTTCTTTACGGATATGCAGCGCCTCCGCGATGAGATATTCGTCATCATCGAGGGCGGTAAAATCATCGCCGTAGGCATCATTATACAACAACAGTGTTTCGCTGGAAAGCTTCAGGTGCGCTGGAAGCGCGGCGTTGAGGACTTCTCCTTCGCTGCACATATAATAGCTGGCTATCCATGACCAGAAGGCTAACTGTGTGGGATATACGACAGGGTCTTTGTCCAGCATATCCAGCAGTGGCTTGGTCTTATAGGCAGGCGCCTGTTCGTGCACCGCCTTCACGATGCCCGCATACTTTTTTTGTTTTCCGAGCTGTACTGCCACACGGCTTCCCGGCTGTAAAGCATGCTCCATGCTTTCAGGGACTGCATACGTATAATTTTTAGGAAGGGCCAGCGGCAGTATTACATCAGCGTACTTCATCCTACGGGTTGCAATGTTGGATAATGACGGTATTTCCGGAGTTCCCGGTCCATGATGTCATAGGTCTGTTGTTTCAGGCTGTTGATATCATCGAGGGTAAGCCCTGTCACCGGGATGGCAGGCAGAAACACCACGCGGCATTTACCGGGGTTGAGATGCATAGGGCCGGTATGAGGCAACCGGTCTCCGGCATCAACGTATAACACTGGTTTGATAGGAATCTGCATTTCGATGGCCATCCGGAAGGCGCCGTTGTGGAACGGGCGCAATGGCTCATTGGATTCGTTGGTGGTCCCTTCAGGGAACACCAGGATGGAGATACCGGCCTTCAGGGCACTCATCATCTCTCTCACGCTTCGTGCACGGGCCGATGCGTTGGACCGGTCCACGGACACGACAGAGTTTTTATAAATGAAGCCGAATGCGGGAATTTTGGCCATTTCCACTTTCCCCAGCGGGCGGAACGGCAGCCGCATTACTTTTACGGCAATGGCCGCGTCCAGGTAGGAACGGTGGTTCACCACATAGATACAAGGTTCTTTATCTTTCTCTTTTTCACAGTCATATTTACGGGTAACCCTCATCCCTACTGCCGGAAACCACACATGCGCCCAGAAACGCAGGAAATAAAAAATGATATTTCCACCCTTTTCCTTCCCCAGCAATGACGCCAGGAAAATTGGCGGCAGGATCAGG
The Chitinophaga varians genome window above contains:
- the priA gene encoding primosomal protein N', whose translation is MKYADVILPLALPKNYTYAVPESMEHALQPGSRVAVQLGKQKKYAGIVKAVHEQAPAYKTKPLLDMLDKDPVVYPTQLAFWSWIASYYMCSEGEVLNAALPAHLKLSSETLLLYNDAYGDDFTALDDDEYLIAEALHIRKELRIEEVQLILDKSEVYSVIKKLIEKKVCLIYEELKEVYREKKENFVQLHADYHDEEQLAALFNDMGRAPKQMELLLAYLHLQKTEGSVKQNDLLKKSGATTAQLKGLVDKNILWIEKRTVDRIRTGKVDAQIDFSLSPSQEVALQAIRRHFEEKQVTLLHGVTSSGKTQIYVKMMEECLASGRQVLYLLPEIALTAQIITRLQKHFGSSIAIYHSRFSNNERVEIWNKVKNGEVQIVLGARSSLLLPFRDLGLIILDEEHDASYKQQDPAPRYHARDAAIYYASLFKAKVLLGSATPALESYYNAQQGKYGLVELNERFGGIQMPAIEVVDIKQEMAEKTMDGNFTQALKTAITQSLTEKKQVILFQNRRGYAPFLLCTTCGWIPHCKQCDVSLTYHRNQDKLHCHYCGTRYPYVYTCEACGSQSLIPKSFGTEKIEDDLQQLFPEARIARMDVDSIRNKDSHNKMIRLLEEQEIDILVGTQMVVKGLDFDNVNLVGILSADSLLSYPDFRVNERAFQLMEQVSGRAGRKHGMGKVLIQASNTRHPILHFVSEHDYKSMYEAEIAERQQFGYPPFFRVLKLTLRHKNQQVVEQAAQILASWLQPHIGAQLVGPAAPLVARVRNNYLQEMLIKLPRDSRVIAHVKQVLREFFVQLLAEKRFRSVVIVPDVDCV
- a CDS encoding lysophospholipid acyltransferase family protein, producing MNFLLKPLRVIYVVYAAIVFLSIMFLILPPIFLASLLGKEKGGNIIFYFLRFWAHVWFPAVGMRVTRKYDCEKEKDKEPCIYVVNHRSYLDAAIAVKVMRLPFRPLGKVEMAKIPAFGFIYKNSVVSVDRSNASARARSVREMMSALKAGISILVFPEGTTNESNEPLRPFHNGAFRMAIEMQIPIKPVLYVDAGDRLPHTGPMHLNPGKCRVVFLPAIPVTGLTLDDINSLKQQTYDIMDRELRKYRHYPTLQPVG